A genomic window from Lotus japonicus ecotype B-129 chromosome 1, LjGifu_v1.2 includes:
- the LOC130732328 gene encoding protein FAR1-RELATED SEQUENCE 5-like has protein sequence MSRQAGGRENVGCTAKDISNHLSSKRMKEMEEGEAYTLLHYFKSKQTENPSFFYEIQLDVDSQITNIFWADAKMVVDYAYFGDVVCFDTTYRTNKNLRPFVPFIGFNHHRESVLFGAALLYDETAESFGWLFKTFLKAMCGKNPKTIFTDQDAAMAKAIAEVFPEPYHRLCLWHLFQNALKNLNHAFKNSDSFAGELRNCIYNFEYEDDFLNAWKSLLDKHNLQENKWMQDLFKKKEKWALVYGRHTFSAGATTTQLSESVNGRLRLYMKSTFNVLEFFRNFERLLEDMRYKEIESNYEMSQKMPSLNMNILLLKSARDVFTPAIFSLVRAQYEKSCNIVLKVCNQHADLYEYEVCVFGSTRQHKVTFNPKDQSVECSCQLFQFIGILCSHALRILNHLNIIVVPARYILKRWTKHARSGCVIDNKGQIIKEDPKLIVSNRKKDLCRVAVEISSKAAECEDASAFFARKMVEVGIGVDNILSKRSSTPYTELDDVNGKTNEVDEMYEAKGIKKKDNASRPKGRPKSCLEKKKIRKSTFKLSSLLQKYSSSIPDPSIQNVPFLHEGLDPTSLDINNTQEFNSLDEFSSCHDSQRENERGP, from the exons ATGAGTCGACAAGCTGGAGGGAGAGAGAATGTCGGATGCACGGCCAAAGATATCAGCAATCATTTGAGTTCTAAGAGGATGAAGGAAATGGAAGAAGGTGAAGCATACACCCTACTTCATTACTTTAAATCAAAGCAAACAGAGAATCCGTCTTTCTTCTATGAAATTCAACTTGATGTTGATAGTCAAATAACAAATATTTTCTGGGCGGATGCTAAAATGGTCGTGGATTATGCTTATTTTGGAGATGTGGTATGCTTTGATACCACTTACCGCACTAATAAGAATTTACGACCATTTGTTCCCTTCATTGGTTTCAACCATCATCGAGAAAGTGTATTATTTGGTGCAGCATTACTATATGATGAAACCGCTGAATCGTTTGGGTGGTTGTTTAAGACTTTTCTCAAGGCTATGTGTGGAAAAAATCCAAAGACAATTTTCACAGATCAAGATGCTGCCATGGCAAAAGCAATTGCAGAGGTTTTTCCTGAACCATATCATCGTTTATGCTTGTGGCATTTATTCCAAAATGCACTTAAAAATCTAAATCATGCCTTTAAAAATTCAGATTCATTTGCCGGAGAGTTGAGAAATTGCATTTATAACTTTGAGTATGAGGATGACTTTCTTAATGCTTGGAAGTCATTGCTTGACAAGCACAACCTGCAAGAAAATAAATGGATGCAAGATTTAtttaagaagaaagaaaaatgggCTTTGGTGTATGGGCGACATACCTTTTCAGCTGGTGCTACAACAACACAACTAAGTGAAAGCGTCAATGGTCGTTTGAGACTTTACATGAAGTCCACTTTTAATGTGCTAGAATTTTTTCGAAACTTTGAAAGATTGTTGGAAGACATGCGATATAAGGAGATAGAATCTAACTATGAGATGAGCCAGAAAATGCCATCATTGAATATGAATATCCTGTTACTGAAAAGTGCAAGAGATGTCTTCACACCTGCAATTTTCTCTTTAGTTCGTGCACAATATGAGAAGTCTTGTAATATTGTTCTGAAAGTCTGCAACCAACATGCGGACTTATATGAATATGAAGTGTGTGTATTTGGGAGCACGAGGCAGCACAAAGTTACTTTCAATCCCAAAGATCAAAGTGTTGAGTGTAGCTGTCAACTTTTTCAGTTTATTGGTATCCTTTGTAGCCATGCTCTTCGTATACTTAATCATTTGAATATAATTGTTGTTCCTGCAAGGTATATCCTCAAGAGATGGACTAAGCATGCTCGAAGTGGTTGCGTTATAGACAACAAGGGACAAATTATCAAAGAAGATCCGAAGTTGATTGTCTCAAATCGCAAAAAGGATTTGTGTCGTGTTGCAGTAGAAATATCAAGTAAAGCTGCTGAATGTGAGGATGCTTCAGCCTTCTTTGCAAGAAAGATGGTGGAAGTTGGCATTGGAGTTGATAATATCTTAAGTAAAAGATCTTCCACTCCATATACAGAATTGGATGATGTGAATGGGAAAACTAATGAAGTAGATGAAATGTATGAAGCAAAGggtataaaaaaaaaggataatgCATCTCGGCCAAAAGGTAGGCCAAAGAGTTGTttggagaagaaaaaaataagaaaaagcaCTTTCAAGTTAAGTTCATTGCTACAAAAATACTCTTCTAGCATACCAGATCCATCTATTCAG AATGTGCCATTTTTACATGAAGGTCTAGATCCTACATCACTTGATATTAATAACACACAG gAATTCAATTCACTGGATGAGTTCAGTTCCTGTCATGACAGCCAAAGAGAAAATGAACGTGGTCCCTAA